Proteins encoded together in one Sinorhizobium sp. B11 window:
- a CDS encoding ABC transporter ATP-binding protein: MIEVRDLNVTFTSGKRQNHVVKDISFSVARGGTLGIVGESGCGKSTVLRCLSGMEKGWSGEIALAGRMVGKSRNLDDLKCAQMVFQDPYGSLHPRHRIGTALAEPLRAMGRQEIWQTVERSLRQVGLPAAFANRFPHELSGGQRQRVAIARALILSPPILLLDEPTSALDVSIQAEILNLLADQRDEMGLTFVLVSHDLAVIAHMCDRVLIMKDGRFIDELSKRDLQDGKTHDEYARELFEATFI, from the coding sequence ATGATCGAAGTCCGCGACCTCAACGTCACGTTCACATCCGGCAAACGGCAAAACCATGTCGTCAAGGACATCAGCTTCAGCGTCGCGCGTGGGGGAACTCTGGGTATCGTCGGTGAGTCCGGCTGCGGCAAGTCCACCGTCTTGCGATGCCTGTCGGGCATGGAAAAAGGCTGGTCGGGAGAAATCGCGCTCGCTGGTCGCATGGTCGGCAAGTCGAGAAACCTTGACGACCTCAAATGCGCTCAGATGGTGTTCCAGGATCCTTACGGTTCGCTGCATCCGCGCCACCGGATCGGCACAGCCCTCGCCGAACCCTTGCGGGCTATGGGCAGGCAGGAGATTTGGCAAACCGTGGAGCGTTCTCTGCGCCAGGTCGGTCTGCCGGCCGCATTCGCAAACCGGTTTCCCCACGAACTTTCCGGCGGCCAGCGCCAGCGCGTGGCCATCGCAAGAGCGCTGATCCTGTCGCCGCCGATCCTGCTCCTCGACGAACCGACTTCGGCGCTCGATGTGTCGATACAGGCCGAAATCCTGAACCTGCTGGCGGACCAGCGCGATGAGATGGGACTGACCTTCGTGCTCGTCAGTCACGATCTGGCGGTGATCGCCCATATGTGCGATCGCGTGCTGATCATGAAGGATGGCCGATTCATCGATGAGCTTTCGAAACGCGATTTGCAGGACGGGAAAACGCATGACGAATATGCGCGTGAGCTATTCGAAGCGACTTTCATCTGA
- a CDS encoding penicillin-binding protein 2 → MTIISRILKIKSRSHILVERQRIGVDDRIPGTRKMRSGKTRQRLGILIGAFVCGFILIGGRLVQYGLAEEPTTSSLGNPNGVASRPDIVDRNGQLLATDLNMVSLYADPRRIIDADEVVEKLAVVIPSLDWRETHKKLKMDSGFQWLRRQLTPRQQADILALGLPGIGFRPEKRRFYPGGRAASHILGHVNVDNQGLAGMERYLDQQGLADLRAVGLTSGVPLEPVSLSIDIRVQNLAREVAAKAMNAYQAEAAGALVLDVETGEVLAMASVPDYDPNEPSRTLADGSVDKDYEKGWFNRISNATFEMGSTFKSFTLAMGLDAEKITLNSVVDASRPIRMGGFTIKDFKGKHRPLSIPEVFQYSSNIGTAAVADMVGIEGHQQFLTKLGLLSKVETEMPGVATPTQPRTWKKINSVTISFGHGVATTPLQTASAAASLINGGNLIPPTFLPRSPEQAATLAKTVVKQSTSADMRYLFSWNGLKGSGRAAQVEGFNVGGKTGTADKVVNGRYASDLNFNAFVAAFPMDKPKYMVLAIIDAPKTGEHGGRTAASTAAPMVKEIIGRAAPLLGVQPRFGSNDAPYSLISY, encoded by the coding sequence ATGACCATCATCTCCCGAATTCTGAAGATTAAAAGTCGATCCCATATCCTCGTCGAACGTCAGAGGATCGGCGTTGACGACAGGATCCCGGGCACGAGAAAGATGCGGAGTGGCAAGACGCGGCAACGGTTAGGCATTCTGATCGGCGCCTTCGTCTGCGGGTTTATTCTGATCGGCGGCCGTCTTGTCCAATACGGGCTTGCCGAGGAGCCCACCACCAGTTCGCTGGGCAATCCCAACGGCGTCGCCTCCCGGCCCGACATCGTCGATCGCAATGGCCAGCTTCTGGCGACCGACCTGAACATGGTTTCCCTCTACGCAGACCCCCGTCGCATCATCGACGCCGACGAAGTGGTGGAGAAACTCGCAGTCGTCATTCCGAGCCTCGATTGGAGGGAGACCCACAAGAAGCTCAAGATGGACAGCGGCTTCCAGTGGCTGCGGCGCCAACTCACGCCGAGGCAGCAAGCTGATATCCTTGCCCTTGGACTTCCCGGCATAGGGTTCAGACCGGAAAAACGTCGCTTCTATCCCGGCGGGCGCGCTGCGTCGCATATCCTTGGTCACGTCAATGTCGACAATCAAGGACTGGCCGGCATGGAGCGGTATCTCGACCAGCAAGGCCTGGCCGATCTGAGGGCTGTGGGGCTGACATCCGGAGTTCCGCTTGAACCCGTCAGCCTATCGATCGACATCCGCGTCCAGAACCTCGCCCGGGAAGTCGCCGCCAAAGCGATGAACGCCTATCAGGCGGAAGCCGCCGGCGCACTCGTTCTCGACGTCGAGACAGGCGAGGTCCTGGCGATGGCCTCGGTGCCGGATTATGATCCGAATGAGCCATCACGCACATTGGCGGACGGCAGCGTAGACAAGGATTACGAGAAAGGCTGGTTCAACCGGATCAGCAATGCGACATTCGAGATGGGCTCGACCTTCAAGAGCTTCACCTTGGCGATGGGCCTCGATGCGGAAAAGATCACTCTCAACTCCGTCGTCGATGCATCGCGTCCGATCCGAATGGGCGGCTTCACGATCAAGGACTTCAAAGGCAAGCACAGGCCACTGTCGATCCCGGAGGTCTTTCAGTATTCGTCCAATATCGGCACCGCGGCGGTCGCGGACATGGTAGGCATTGAGGGACATCAACAGTTCCTGACCAAGCTCGGACTTTTGTCGAAGGTGGAGACGGAGATGCCGGGCGTCGCAACGCCCACGCAGCCACGCACATGGAAGAAGATCAATTCGGTCACGATCTCCTTCGGTCACGGCGTCGCCACGACCCCGCTGCAGACGGCCTCCGCCGCCGCATCTCTCATCAATGGCGGCAATCTCATTCCGCCAACTTTCCTGCCACGGTCGCCCGAACAAGCTGCAACTCTGGCGAAAACCGTGGTCAAGCAAAGCACAAGTGCCGATATGCGCTATCTCTTCAGCTGGAACGGGCTGAAGGGTTCAGGCCGTGCCGCCCAGGTCGAGGGCTTCAATGTCGGCGGCAAAACCGGGACTGCCGACAAGGTCGTCAATGGGCGTTATGCCAGCGACCTGAACTTCAACGCCTTCGTTGCGGCTTTTCCAATGGACAAGCCGAAATATATGGTCCTTGCGATCATCGACGCCCCGAAAACCGGTGAGCATGGCGGACGGACGGCAGCCTCCACAGCCGCGCCGATGGTGAAGGAAATCATTGGTCGGGCAGCCCCGCTGCTCGGGGTCCAGCCTCGCTTCGGATCGAATGATGCGCCCTATTCGCTGATCAGTTACTGA
- a CDS encoding sugar-binding transcriptional regulator: MSRLNELRLISRVAQMYHIEGRRQAEIAQHLRLSQATVSRMLKRAEAEDIVRTSVIPPVGTYSELEGALRQKFDLPEAIVVECSEDRDGAIMARIGEAAAHLLEITLAPGEIVGVSSWSQTIFKMVENIHPQKSAQVKYVVQTLGGMGDPSVQTHATQLTTRLARLTGAEPKLLPVQGVTTSREARLLMQSDPFVRETMDLFGSITLAIVGIGAVEPSELLARSGNIFSSRELADLAEAGAVGDISLRFFDKDGKPVKTPLDDRVIGLPLEDLARVDRVIALAGGAKKTAAISGALRVGVIDMLVTDKFTAQRLIDTTA; this comes from the coding sequence ATGTCCCGTCTCAACGAACTCCGCCTGATCTCCAGGGTTGCCCAGATGTACCACATCGAAGGGCGGCGGCAGGCGGAGATCGCGCAGCATCTGCGGCTTTCCCAGGCGACGGTCTCGCGAATGCTGAAGAGGGCCGAGGCCGAGGACATTGTTCGCACCAGCGTCATTCCGCCGGTCGGCACCTACAGTGAACTCGAAGGAGCCCTGCGTCAAAAGTTCGACCTTCCCGAAGCAATTGTCGTCGAGTGCAGCGAGGACCGGGACGGCGCCATCATGGCCCGGATCGGTGAAGCCGCAGCCCATCTTCTCGAGATCACACTTGCACCTGGCGAGATCGTCGGGGTTTCGAGCTGGAGCCAGACCATCTTCAAGATGGTCGAAAACATCCATCCGCAGAAAAGCGCCCAGGTAAAATACGTCGTGCAAACCCTCGGCGGCATGGGCGACCCTTCGGTGCAGACACATGCCACGCAGCTTACGACGCGCCTTGCACGCCTCACCGGAGCCGAACCCAAGCTGCTTCCCGTACAGGGCGTGACGACATCGAGGGAAGCCAGGCTCCTGATGCAGTCAGATCCCTTCGTCCGCGAGACCATGGATTTGTTCGGCAGTATCACGCTCGCCATTGTCGGCATCGGCGCCGTGGAGCCGTCCGAATTGCTTGCTCGTTCGGGCAACATCTTTTCGTCGCGGGAGCTTGCCGATCTCGCCGAGGCCGGCGCCGTTGGTGACATTTCACTGCGCTTTTTCGACAAGGACGGCAAACCGGTGAAGACGCCGCTGGATGACCGGGTCATCGGCCTTCCGCTCGAGGATCTTGCGCGGGTGGATCGCGTCATCGCGCTGGCCGGCGGTGCGAAGAAGACGGCGGCGATCTCGGGCGCGCTGCGTGTTGGCGTCATCGACATGCTGGTGACCGACAAATTCACCGCGCAGCGATTGATCGATACAACGGCTTGA
- a CDS encoding FGGY-family carbohydrate kinase: protein MRAILAIDQGTTNSKAVLVSETGEVLARGSAAVGISYPQPGWVEQDPRRIFASVCEAIEACLKTVSDVTVEAVAVSNQRESVTMWDAESGEALGPVVVWQCRRTAPDCERLIAEGHLDRVETLTGLPLDPMFPGSKFRWLLDRVPAGRRVRLGTVDSWLIHCLTGGRRHVCDASNAARSQLFDLNWQVWSEELGQIFGVDIALLPEVLDSSADFGTTRGLPGIPDGTPIRSAIGDSHAALFGHGAFKPGDGKVTFGTGSSVMTTLPRFIAPQNGITTTVAWRIAGEPTFAFEGNILVSAASLPWMADILGLPDVAALVDLAATAEPGGPGFVPAFVGLGAPYWNSDARALFAQINFSTTRAQMARSVTDSIACQVHDVIAAMRAQSGGKLGALYVDGGPSQNRFLMQCVSNLIEHAVIQCEAPEASALGAAYLAGLSLGLWKDLDAIEALPRSTTVIRPEEIDRTGLLNTWNDALARSTSRPTPVKCE from the coding sequence ATGCGGGCTATTCTGGCGATCGACCAGGGCACAACCAATTCGAAGGCAGTGTTGGTTTCCGAAACCGGAGAGGTGCTTGCCAGAGGCTCGGCCGCCGTCGGTATCTCCTATCCGCAGCCGGGCTGGGTCGAGCAAGATCCCCGCCGCATCTTTGCCTCCGTTTGCGAGGCGATCGAGGCCTGCCTGAAGACAGTTTCCGACGTTACTGTCGAGGCGGTGGCAGTTTCCAATCAGCGTGAATCCGTCACGATGTGGGATGCAGAGAGCGGCGAGGCACTGGGTCCGGTGGTGGTCTGGCAGTGCCGCCGCACAGCGCCGGACTGCGAGCGCCTGATCGCCGAAGGTCATCTCGACCGCGTGGAAACGCTGACCGGCCTTCCACTCGACCCGATGTTTCCCGGATCGAAATTCCGCTGGCTGCTCGATCGCGTACCAGCCGGGCGCCGTGTGCGCCTCGGCACGGTCGACAGTTGGCTGATCCATTGCCTGACGGGTGGGCGCCGCCACGTCTGCGATGCCTCCAATGCCGCCCGCAGCCAGTTGTTCGACCTCAATTGGCAGGTCTGGAGTGAGGAACTCGGCCAGATTTTCGGCGTTGATATCGCCCTGCTGCCGGAAGTGCTCGACAGTTCTGCCGATTTCGGCACGACGCGCGGCCTTCCCGGCATCCCGGACGGCACGCCGATCCGATCTGCTATCGGCGACAGCCATGCGGCGCTCTTTGGTCATGGGGCCTTCAAGCCCGGCGATGGCAAGGTAACGTTCGGAACCGGCTCCTCCGTCATGACGACATTGCCGCGCTTCATCGCGCCGCAAAACGGGATAACCACGACGGTCGCCTGGCGGATAGCCGGCGAGCCGACCTTCGCCTTCGAGGGCAACATTCTCGTTTCGGCAGCAAGCCTTCCGTGGATGGCCGACATTCTGGGCCTTCCCGATGTCGCAGCCCTCGTCGACCTTGCGGCGACGGCTGAGCCGGGCGGACCGGGATTCGTGCCGGCCTTCGTCGGCCTCGGCGCCCCCTACTGGAATTCCGACGCCCGTGCGCTCTTCGCCCAGATCAACTTTTCCACGACCCGCGCCCAGATGGCCCGCTCAGTGACGGATTCGATCGCCTGCCAGGTGCATGACGTGATCGCCGCTATGCGCGCCCAGAGCGGCGGCAAGCTCGGCGCTCTTTATGTCGACGGCGGCCCGAGCCAGAACCGCTTCCTGATGCAATGCGTGTCGAACCTGATCGAACATGCCGTCATCCAGTGCGAGGCGCCGGAGGCTTCCGCTCTCGGTGCCGCCTATCTCGCCGGGCTTTCGCTCGGGCTGTGGAAGGATCTCGACGCGATCGAAGCACTCCCGAGAAGCACCACAGTGATCCGCCCCGAAGAGATCGATCGCACCGGACTTCTCAATACATGGAATGATGCGCTGGCCCGCTCGACGTCGCGACCGACACCGGTTAAATGTGAATAA
- a CDS encoding transketolase family protein, with translation MNAPVNPPKLYDCRDAFAATLERLAAENETIVAVCNDSVGSSKLGGFKSKFPDRLVNVGIAEQNMVGVGAGLANGGRLPYVCGASPFLTGRSLEQIKADISYSNANVKLVGISSGMAYGELGPTHHSIEDFAWTRVLPNLPVIAPCDRIETAAAVEWAASYNGPCFLRLSRVGVPDLLPEGHRFEVGKANLLREGSDVTLIANGTLTHRMMKAAEILAGRGIKARVLNMATVRPIDEAAIIAAANETGAIVTAEEHSIFGGLGSAIAEVVVDNAPVPMKRLGVPGIYAPTGSAEFLLDEFGMAPAAIADAAQALIKRK, from the coding sequence ATGAACGCGCCCGTAAACCCACCGAAGCTCTATGACTGCCGCGATGCCTTTGCGGCGACGCTCGAGCGCCTGGCCGCCGAGAATGAAACCATCGTCGCCGTCTGCAACGACTCGGTCGGTTCCTCCAAACTCGGCGGCTTCAAGTCGAAATTCCCTGATCGCCTCGTCAATGTCGGCATCGCCGAACAGAACATGGTTGGCGTCGGCGCCGGTCTCGCCAATGGCGGACGCTTGCCCTATGTCTGCGGCGCCTCTCCGTTCCTGACCGGCCGATCGCTCGAGCAGATCAAGGCCGACATTTCCTACTCCAATGCCAACGTCAAGCTCGTCGGCATTTCCTCGGGCATGGCTTACGGCGAACTCGGCCCGACCCATCATTCGATCGAGGATTTCGCCTGGACGCGCGTGCTGCCGAATCTGCCCGTGATCGCCCCTTGCGACCGCATCGAGACTGCCGCCGCGGTCGAGTGGGCCGCAAGCTATAATGGTCCCTGCTTCCTGCGCCTCTCGCGCGTCGGCGTTCCGGATCTGCTGCCTGAAGGTCACAGGTTCGAAGTCGGCAAGGCGAACCTGCTGCGCGAAGGCTCTGATGTCACGCTGATTGCCAACGGCACGCTGACCCACCGCATGATGAAGGCCGCCGAAATCCTGGCTGGGCGCGGCATCAAGGCGCGCGTGCTCAACATGGCGACGGTTCGCCCGATCGACGAGGCCGCCATCATTGCGGCGGCCAACGAGACTGGCGCGATCGTGACGGCGGAAGAGCATTCGATCTTCGGCGGCCTCGGTTCCGCCATCGCCGAAGTGGTCGTCGACAACGCGCCCGTACCGATGAAGCGTCTTGGTGTTCCCGGCATCTATGCGCCGACAGGTTCGGCCGAATTCCTCCTTGACGAATTCGGCATGGCGCCAGCGGCGATCGCCGATGCGGCCCAGGCGCTGATCAAGCGCAAATAA
- a CDS encoding transketolase yields the protein MEPSELERVARQIRLRDLQAVYEAGAGHIGGEMSVIDLLTALYFRVLRVWPDQPRHPDRDRFVLSKGHTACALYVTLAKRGFIPEEEISTFLKPHSRLNGHPNCNKVPGVETNTGPLGHGLPVAVGMAKAAKLSGAKYHTYVITGDGEMQEGSNWEAIMAAYQFRLDNLTLIIDHNRFQQGASLSDTNDVAPLRPKLEAFGWEVSEINGNDMHAIVPALEHRSDRPHCIVAHTNKGHGISFMQDRVDWHHKVPSKEQYETALAELSEAL from the coding sequence ATGGAGCCTTCCGAACTTGAACGTGTTGCTCGCCAGATACGTCTGCGCGACCTCCAGGCCGTATACGAGGCGGGCGCTGGCCATATCGGTGGCGAGATGTCGGTGATCGATCTCCTCACAGCGCTGTATTTTCGGGTGCTGCGCGTCTGGCCCGATCAGCCCAGACATCCCGATCGCGACAGGTTCGTGCTTTCAAAGGGCCATACGGCCTGCGCGCTCTATGTCACGCTCGCCAAGCGCGGTTTCATTCCGGAAGAGGAAATCTCGACTTTCCTGAAGCCGCATTCCCGTCTGAACGGCCACCCGAACTGTAATAAGGTGCCGGGCGTCGAAACGAATACCGGCCCGCTCGGACACGGGCTGCCGGTTGCTGTCGGCATGGCCAAGGCGGCAAAACTCTCAGGTGCGAAATACCACACCTATGTCATCACCGGTGACGGCGAGATGCAGGAAGGCTCGAACTGGGAAGCCATCATGGCAGCATACCAGTTCCGCCTGGACAACCTGACCTTGATCATCGACCACAACAGGTTCCAACAGGGCGCTTCGCTCTCGGACACCAACGATGTCGCACCGCTTCGCCCCAAGCTCGAGGCCTTCGGCTGGGAGGTCAGCGAAATCAACGGCAACGACATGCACGCGATCGTGCCCGCCCTCGAGCATCGCTCCGACCGGCCCCATTGCATCGTGGCGCACACCAACAAGGGCCATGGCATCTCTTTCATGCAGGATCGCGTCGACTGGCATCACAAGGTTCCGAGCAAGGAACAGTATGAAACCGCATTGGCAGAACTGTCGGAGGCACTCTAA
- a CDS encoding ABC transporter permease has translation MVAIDVNEQSRPSGTWVSKLTGATGPLIGLLLLCLFLTFSTDTFLSVRNGLNILDQITVLGIMAVGMTFVILIGGIDLSVGSVLALAMMVMGWTANIAGLPLGLGIVAALIASMISGLIVGIMVTWFRVPAFIATLAMMSAARGVANMITDGQQIVGFPDWFMMLAIDRHFGILTATVFLMLAVVAAAWIFLHFRAEGRMLYAVGGNPEVARLAGINVQLVTILVYVASAALAGLAGIVLAARLDSAQPSSGFGYELDTIAAVVIGGTSLSGGAGGIGGTLIGVLIIGVLRNGLNLLNVSPFLQQVIIGVVIVLAVGAETIRKRRAV, from the coding sequence ATGGTGGCGATCGACGTGAATGAACAGAGCCGGCCGTCCGGTACGTGGGTCAGCAAGCTCACGGGAGCAACCGGTCCGCTCATCGGACTGCTTTTGCTCTGCCTGTTCCTGACCTTCAGCACTGATACATTTCTCTCCGTCCGCAATGGTCTGAACATTCTCGACCAGATCACCGTGCTCGGGATCATGGCAGTCGGCATGACCTTCGTGATCCTGATCGGCGGCATCGACCTTTCGGTAGGCTCGGTCCTAGCTCTCGCGATGATGGTGATGGGCTGGACGGCGAATATCGCCGGTCTGCCGCTCGGCCTCGGCATCGTGGCGGCGCTTATTGCCTCGATGATCAGCGGCCTTATCGTCGGCATCATGGTCACCTGGTTCAGGGTCCCCGCCTTTATCGCGACGCTCGCGATGATGTCGGCTGCGCGCGGCGTGGCAAACATGATCACCGACGGCCAGCAGATCGTGGGCTTTCCTGACTGGTTCATGATGCTGGCCATTGACCGCCATTTCGGCATCCTGACTGCAACCGTCTTCCTGATGCTGGCAGTCGTCGCAGCTGCCTGGATTTTCCTGCACTTCCGCGCAGAAGGACGCATGCTCTATGCGGTCGGCGGCAATCCCGAAGTTGCCCGTCTTGCCGGCATCAATGTCCAGCTTGTGACTATTCTTGTGTACGTGGCGAGTGCCGCGCTTGCAGGTCTTGCCGGTATCGTTCTTGCTGCCCGTCTCGACTCTGCCCAGCCGTCCAGCGGCTTCGGCTACGAACTCGACACGATCGCAGCGGTCGTTATCGGCGGAACATCACTGTCGGGCGGTGCCGGCGGCATCGGTGGCACGCTGATCGGCGTCCTGATCATCGGTGTGCTGCGCAACGGCCTCAACCTGCTCAACGTCTCACCCTTCCTGCAGCAGGTCATCATCGGTGTCGTGATCGTTCTCGCGGTCGGCGCCGAGACAATCCGCAAGCGGCGCGCTGTCTGA
- a CDS encoding sugar ABC transporter substrate-binding protein, whose translation MKFARTLLASAALLGLSLGSVHAAEVKKLGLAVANLQANFFNQIKQSVEDEAKKRGIEVVTVDAKGDGPTQVNQIQDLLTQNIDALIYIPAGAAAATVPVKLAKQAGIPVVNVDRNAEGAPGDTFLATDSVASAKAVCDYILKEAGGKGKMVIIHGQKGTTPELDRSKGCAESLKANPDVKVVAEQYSNNWFQDEGFQIMQNMLQANPDVTIVFAQADALALGAAQAIKVANPSQKIVVGGFDGDTAALEALSKGVFDVTATQQTQKMGREAVANAIKLVAGEKVPPVQLLDATLTTKENVAGFIANHP comes from the coding sequence ATGAAATTTGCGCGCACTCTGCTCGCGTCTGCTGCCCTGCTTGGTCTCAGCCTCGGATCCGTTCACGCGGCCGAAGTCAAGAAGCTTGGCCTTGCCGTCGCAAACCTGCAGGCAAACTTCTTCAACCAGATCAAGCAGTCGGTTGAAGACGAAGCCAAGAAGCGGGGCATCGAGGTCGTTACCGTCGACGCCAAGGGCGACGGCCCGACGCAGGTCAACCAGATCCAGGACCTTCTGACCCAGAACATCGACGCTCTCATCTATATCCCGGCTGGTGCAGCCGCGGCTACCGTTCCGGTGAAGCTTGCAAAGCAGGCAGGCATCCCGGTCGTCAACGTCGACCGCAATGCCGAAGGTGCTCCGGGCGACACGTTCCTGGCGACGGACTCCGTTGCCTCCGCCAAGGCGGTTTGCGACTACATCCTCAAGGAAGCCGGCGGCAAGGGCAAGATGGTCATCATCCACGGCCAGAAAGGCACCACGCCCGAGCTTGATCGTTCCAAGGGTTGCGCGGAATCCCTGAAGGCCAATCCGGACGTCAAGGTTGTTGCCGAACAGTATTCCAACAACTGGTTCCAGGACGAAGGCTTCCAGATCATGCAGAACATGCTGCAGGCCAATCCGGATGTCACGATCGTCTTCGCTCAGGCAGACGCGCTGGCGCTTGGTGCCGCCCAGGCAATCAAGGTTGCAAACCCTTCGCAGAAGATCGTCGTTGGCGGTTTCGATGGTGATACTGCCGCCCTCGAAGCTCTCAGCAAGGGTGTCTTCGATGTGACGGCCACGCAGCAGACCCAGAAGATGGGCCGCGAAGCCGTCGCTAACGCTATCAAGCTTGTCGCTGGCGAGAAGGTTCCGCCGGTTCAGCTTCTCGATGCGACGCTGACGACCAAGGAAAACGTAGCAGGCTTCATCGCCAACCATCCTTAA
- a CDS encoding sugar ABC transporter ATP-binding protein yields MTEPVLSLRGISKRYGPLQVLKNVDLDVYPGEVVALLGENGAGKSTLSGIIAGSRTPSEGSMTWLGQSYAPAAPREAIDKGVVLIHQELQLLPHLSIAENVFIGRWPMKNGVVDRTQMVRRAQEQLARLNLHIPATRKVAGLSTANQQLIEIAKALALNAKLLILDEPTAALGGAETEALFEQVRKLRSEGVGIIYISHRMEEIKKITDRIVVLRDGERVHEFADSATPVRTIVESMVGRSLDRMFPTLPEPTSRPVLEVSGLTSPDDSFRDVSFDVHAGEILGIAGLVGAGRTELVRAISGADPISAGSIRLEGEALKLRSPADAIARGIVMVPEDRKDQGLVVAHKISENIIYANLDKLGGRWLTSGVKRVFAEKAVTKFGVKGRAEQFASDLSGGNQQKVVIAKWLMRDPKVVVLDEPTRGIDVGARAGIYDIIVNLAKQGVAVIVVSSDLEEVLGVSNRILVLAQGKQAGILKRDEANDVSVMELATI; encoded by the coding sequence GTGACCGAGCCGGTTCTTTCCCTGAGGGGCATATCCAAGCGCTACGGACCACTCCAGGTTCTGAAAAATGTGGACCTGGACGTCTATCCCGGCGAGGTGGTGGCACTTCTCGGTGAAAACGGCGCCGGCAAGTCGACGCTGTCAGGCATCATTGCCGGATCGCGCACACCTTCCGAGGGCTCGATGACATGGCTGGGGCAGTCTTATGCCCCGGCCGCTCCGCGCGAGGCGATCGACAAGGGCGTCGTGCTGATCCATCAGGAGCTGCAGCTTCTGCCGCATCTTTCCATCGCCGAAAATGTCTTTATCGGCCGATGGCCCATGAAAAATGGCGTCGTCGACCGCACCCAGATGGTCCGCCGTGCTCAGGAGCAACTTGCCCGGCTGAACCTGCACATTCCCGCGACCCGAAAGGTTGCCGGCCTTTCGACCGCCAATCAGCAGCTGATCGAGATTGCCAAGGCGCTGGCGCTCAACGCAAAACTCCTGATCCTCGACGAGCCGACCGCAGCCCTTGGCGGCGCGGAGACGGAGGCCTTGTTCGAGCAGGTCCGCAAGCTCCGCTCCGAGGGTGTCGGGATCATCTACATATCCCACCGCATGGAAGAGATCAAAAAGATCACCGACCGTATCGTCGTGCTTCGCGATGGAGAGCGCGTCCATGAATTTGCCGACAGCGCGACGCCGGTGCGCACGATCGTCGAAAGCATGGTCGGCCGCTCGCTCGATCGCATGTTTCCGACCCTTCCCGAGCCGACGAGCAGGCCCGTGCTTGAGGTGTCCGGCCTGACGTCGCCGGACGATTCCTTCCGCGATGTGAGTTTCGACGTTCATGCCGGCGAGATCCTCGGCATCGCCGGCCTAGTCGGCGCCGGTCGCACCGAGCTCGTGCGGGCGATTTCCGGTGCCGATCCAATCAGCGCCGGCTCGATCAGGCTGGAAGGCGAAGCGCTGAAGCTGCGCAGCCCTGCGGATGCGATCGCCAGGGGCATCGTGATGGTGCCCGAGGACCGCAAGGACCAGGGCCTCGTAGTTGCACATAAGATCAGCGAGAACATCATCTACGCCAATCTCGACAAGCTTGGCGGGCGCTGGCTCACCTCGGGCGTCAAACGCGTTTTCGCCGAAAAGGCGGTAACGAAATTCGGCGTGAAGGGGCGCGCAGAGCAATTCGCTTCCGATCTCTCGGGCGGCAACCAGCAGAAGGTCGTCATCGCCAAATGGCTGATGCGCGATCCCAAGGTCGTGGTGCTGGACGAGCCCACCCGCGGCATCGATGTCGGAGCCCGCGCCGGCATCTACGACATCATCGTCAACCTGGCCAAACAGGGTGTTGCTGTCATCGTCGTGAGCTCCGACCTCGAGGAGGTTCTCGGCGTGTCGAACCGCATTCTCGTGCTGGCGCAGGGCAAGCAGGCAGGCATTCTGAAGCGTGACGAGGCAAACGACGTCTCGGTCATGGAACTCGCGACAATCTAG